The DNA segment GTTCGAGCCGGCCGCTGCGTGGCGGCGCTCGCGCCGTCCAGCAGGCGATGCAGGGGGAGGACGGCACCCGGTCGCTGCGGGACTGGCTCCGCCGGGTTGCCGTCTAGGTCGTGTCCGGCGGATCTTCGTGGATCAGCCTGCGGCGTCTGGTGCCGTGCATCGCAAGGCGGAGGATCATACTCGTACTGGGCGTACCCGGATGACTCCGACAACGCGGCGAGGTGCGGTACTGGGGGCACTCCCCCACTGCCCTGAACGGGCGTGGGAGGTACCCCCACCCACGCCCTTCAGGCAGTGGGGGAGTCGCGGGCCCACGAAGATCCGCCGGACACGACCTAGTCTAGGGCGTATCGAGTCGTCAACGGCCGGTGGATGGCCGTCTGATGGGGGGAGTGGTGGCCGGTTCCCGCCGATTCCGCGGAACCCGGAGCCTCTGCGAGTCCAGCAGGATCAGCCGGTCATCCTCCAGCCGTGGCCCGTGCGCTGCGGCAGCCCCCGCGAGGGCCCCGGGTAGCGGACCATAGAATCGAACGCATGTCCGATCTACCGCCCGACCTGCCGCGCCTCCGTGTTCTGGAGACCTGGCTGCTCTACATGCTGGACAGGGTGCGGCGGAAGATCGCCTTTCTGGAGCGGCGTGAGTCGGAGCGGCGGCGCGGGGACCGGGAGAGGCCGCCGGTGCCGGACTGGACGGTCGAGATGGGTATCGGGCACGGCCGGCCTCCGGTGTACGTGCACGTGGGCGGGTGCCCGACCGCCGGGGGGAGATTGCGTCCGGTCGGCCGTGCCGCGGCGGTTCGGGCGCTGACCGAGGGGACGTCCGCGTGCCCGCACTGCCGGCCGGACAGCGCGCTCGGACTCCTGGAGTGAGCCGGGCGCCCGGCGCCGGTCAGTCCGTGCCCCGCACGTACCGCTCGCCCGACTCCCGCAGCCGTTCGTGCAGGCCCTGGAAGACCGCCGCGGAGTGGCCGCCCGGCCAGTCGGGAGGGAGCAGCTCCGGTGGGAGCCCGGGGTCCGTGTACGGGAGGTGGCGCCAGGAGTCCAGAGCGAGGAGGTAGTCCCGGTAGGCGTCCTCCGCCGGGGTGTCCGCACGTGCCCGCCAGGCGAGAAGCACCGGTTCGTGCGCGGCCAGGAACCGCTCGTGCTCCGCGGCGATGCCGGGCAGGTCCCACCAGCGCGCCACGGACCGTGCCGTCTCGGCGAACCCCAGGTGCGCGCCCTGGAACAGCTCCACGTAGGGGTCGAGGCCGAGCCTGCGCAGGGTGTGCCGGGTCTCCTCGTGCAGCCGGGCGGGCGCGATCCACACGCCGGGTGCCGCGGTGCCGAAGCCCAGTCCCGCGAGCCGGGAGCGCAGCACGTGCCGCTTCGCGCGCTCCGTCTCCGGCACCGAGAAGACCGCCAGCACCCAGCCGTCGCCGGCGCGCGGCGGTTCGTGGACGTAGATGCGGCGGTCGCCGTCGTCGAGGAGTTGCCGGGCGCCCGGGGAGAGCGCGTATCCCGCGGCGCCGCCGGCGGTGCGCTCGGGCACCAGCAGCCCCCGGCGCTTCAGCCGCGACACGGACGAGCGCACGGACGGCGCGTCCACCCCGGCGGTGCCGAGCAGCCGGACGAGCTCCGCGACCGGGACGGGCCCCTCGAACCCACGGCCGTAGGCGCCGTAGAACGTGACGATCAGCGAGCGCGGGGTGTGCGTGCTGACGGGCTGGGGATGAGGCGGCTCGGACACGTCATCACTCTAGAACGCCAGGTCCGGGCGTGTGCGGGTCATCCTCGCCGGGGCCCGCCGCCGGCCCGGAACCGCCGGGTGCCCGGCCGCCGTCCGCCCCGCGCAGCCTGAAGCGCTGCAACTTGCCCGTCGCCGTGTGGGGGAGCGTGCCGCAGAAGACGATCTCGCGGGGGCACTTGTACGGCGCCAGGTTCGACCTGACGAACTCGCGCAGCCCGTCGGCGTCCGGCACGGCCTGGCCGCGCAGCACCACGTACGCGACGGGTATCTGCCCGCGCGCCTCGTCCGGGCGGCCCACCACGGCCGTCTCCACCACGTCGGGGTGGCGCAGCAGGACCTCCTCTATCTCCGGGCCCGCGATGTTGTACCCCGCAGAGATGATCATGTCGTCGGCGCGTGCCACGTAGCGGAAGTAGCCTTCGGGGTCGCGGACATAGGTGTCACCCGTCACGTTCCAGCCGTCGCGCACGTACGCGCTCTGCCGGGGATCGGCCAGGTAGCGGCAGCCGACCGGGCCGCGCACCGCGAGCAGCCCGGGGTGCCCGTCCGGCACCTCGCGCCCTGAGGCGTCCACCACCCGTGCCTGCCAACCCGGTACGGCACGGCCGGTGCTGCCGGGCCTTATGTCGCCGTCCGACGCGGAGATGAAGATGTGCAGCAACTCGGTGGACCCGATGCCGTTGATGATCCGCAGGCCGGTGCGCCGGTACCAGGACCGCCAGGTGGCCGCCGGCAGGTTCTCGCCCGCGGAGACGCACCGCCGCAGCGCCGTGATGTCATGGCCGTCCAGCTGGTCCAGCATGGTGCGGTAGGCGGTGGGCGCCGTGAACAGCACCGACACGCGGTGCTCCGCGATGGCGGGCAGCAGCTGGCGCGGCCCGGCCTGTTCGAGCAGGAGCGTGCTCGCGCCGGCGCGCAGCGGGAAGATCACGAGTCCGCCGAGCCCGAAGGTGAACCCCAGCGGGGGGCTGCCCGTGAACACGTCGTCCGGCACCGGCTTGAGGACGTGCCGGGAGAAGGTGTCCGCGACCGCCAGCACGTCGCGGTGGAAGTGCAGGCAGCCTTTGGGCATGCCGGTGGTGCCCGAGGTGAAGGCGATCAGGGCGATGTCGTCGGCGGCGGTGTCCACGGCCCGGTAGCGCGAGGGGCCCGGCAACTGGGCGCAGCGCTGCGTCAGATCCCCGGGCGCGTCCTGGCCGTAGGTCGTGATCGTCAGCCCGGGCACCTGGGCAGCGGCCAGGTCGTCGACCGAGCGCGCGTCGCACAAAGCGTGCCCGACGCGGGCGATCCCGCAGATGGCGGCCAGCTCGCGGGCGCGGTGCTGGGCCAGCACGGTGACCGCGACGGCGCCCGCCTTCATCACGGCCAGCCAGCATGCGGCGAGCCAGGGTGTGGTGGGGCCGCGCAGCAGCACGCGGTTCCCGGGCCGCACGCCCAACTGGCCGGTCAGGACGTGCGCGATCCGGTCCACACGGTCCTGGAGCTGCCGGTACGACCAGACCTCGCCGGACGGCGACCGGAACGCCGGCCGCTCGCCGCCGAACCGCCGGAGCGTGCCGTCCAGCAGCTCGGCGCCGCAGTTCAGCCGCGCCGGGTAGCGCAGTTCGGGCAGGTCGAAGACCAGGCCGGGCCGCTGTGCGGCGGGCGGCAGGTGGTCGCGCGCGAAGGTGTCGGTGTGGGCGGTGTACGGGGCGTGTGCGGTCTCCCCGGGGTCGGAGCCCGGGGCGTTCTCGGTACGGGTCGCTGCGGTGTGCGCGGCACCTGTGTCCGGGGTGCCCCCGGTATCGGTGGCCGCGGGCGTGTGCCCGGTGCCGGGGCTCGCGGTGTCCCCGATGCCCATGCCTGTGGCCGGGTTGGTCCCCGCGCTTTCCGCGCTCCCCGCGGCCGGCGTGGTGCCCTCCGGCGCGGTCCGGGGCGCGCCGGGGTGTTCGGGCGTGCGCGGTGTGCTTGCCGGAGCCGGAGCACGCCCGGGGGCGGCTCCGGTGCTTCTCTGCCTGGCGTTCCCGGCGTCCATGGGCGGTTTGCCCCCTTGGGATGGTGGGCTCGCGCAAGTCGTTGTGGGCTCGCGTATGGAGCGTATCGTGATGGTGACGACAGTCAACGGTTCGCGATATGGCGGATCTGAAGGGGACCCGATGGCCAAGACGCCCGCGTTCGCGCTGGACCCCGAGCAACTCGCCTGGTGCACGGAGCTGAGGGCACTCGCCGCCGAGCGGCTCCGCCCGGTCGCCGAGCGGGGCGAGCCCGGCCGCCTCAACCGGCCGCTGCTCGCGGCCCTCGGCGAGCACGGCCTGCTGCGCAGGCTGTTCACGTCCGGCGCGCTCGACCTCTGCCTGATGCGGGAGTCCCTGGCCTACGCCTGCACCGACGCGGAGACGGCCCTCGCCCTCCAGGGTCTCGGCGCGCATCCCGTGCTGGCGTGGGGCACGGCCGAGCAGCGGGAACGCTGGCTGCCCGAGGTGACGAGCGGACGCGCGGTGGCCGCGTTCGCGCTGAGCGAGCCCGACGCCGGCTCCGACGCCGCGGCGCTCAGCCTCGCCGCCGACCCCGATCCGGGAGGCGACGGCTGGCGGCTCACCGGCGGCAAGTGCTGGATCTCGCAGGCCCCGGAGGCCGACTTCTACACCGTCTTCGCCCGTACCACACCCGGTGCGGGCGCCCGCGGCATCACCGCCTTCCTGGTCCCCGCCGGCCGGCCGGGCCTGACCGGCAGCCCGCTGGACATGCTCGCCCCGCACGCCATCGGGGCCCTGGAGTTCGACGGTACGCCCGTGACCCGGGCCGATGTGATCGGCGAGCCGGACCGCGGCTTCCAGGTCGCCATGGCCACCCTGAACCTCTTCCGCCCCAGCGTCGGTGCCTTCGCGCTCGGCATGGCGCAGGCCGCGCTCGACGCCACCATCGCCCACACCGCACGGCGCGAGGCCTTCGGCGGGGTCCTCCGCGACCTCCAGGCCGTCGCCCACCAGGTCGCCGAGATGGCCACGCGCACCGAGGCCGCCCGGATGCTGGTCTACGCGGCGGCCGCGGCGTACGACCGCGGTGACGACGGCGTCGCCCGGACCTCCGCGATGGCCAAGCTGCTGGCCACCGAGACCGCCCAGTACGTCGTCGACAAGGCCGTCCAGCTGCACGGCGCCCGCGCCCTGAGCCGCGGCCACCTCCTGGAGCACCTCTACCGCGAGGTGCGGGCCCCGCGGATCTACGAGGGCGCCAGCGAGGTGCAGCGCACGATCATCGCGAAGGAGCTGTACCGGTGAGCGCCGCTGAGGAGCCGTACCCGGAGCCGTACCGGTGAGCCCCCTGGAGCGGGTCGACCCCCCGGAGCTGTCGCCGCCCACCGGCTTCTCGCACGCCGTCGTGGCGACCGGCTCCCGGCTGGTCATGCTCGCGGGCCAGACGGCGCTGGACGGGCAGGGGCGGGTCGTCGGCGAGACGCTTCCCGAGCAGTTCGACGTGGCGTTGGGCAACCTCCTCGCCGCGCTGGCCGCCGCCGGCGGCACCCCCGCCGACCTCGCCCGCGTCACCGTCTACACCACCGACGTCGCCGGCTACCGCGCGCACGCCCGGGGGCTCGGCCGCATCTGGCGCGAGCGCGCGGGCCGGGACTACCCGGCGATGGCGCTGATCGGGGTGGTCCGGCTGTGGGACGAGGAGGCGCTGGTGGAGCTGGACGGCGTGGCCGTACTCGCCTGAGGACGGCCGGCGTGGCTGTACTCAGCTGGGGGACGCCCGGCTTGGCCCTGCTCGCCCGGCACCGGCGCCGGCACCGGTACCGACGGCGACATGCGCCGGCGCGGGCGCGCCCCTGGCGGACCGCGCCCGGCGCGGGCGGCATGGCATCGTGATCGTGTGTCCCGGAGGGCCGCCGGGCGCACGGCCAGGACCGCCGGACCGAGGAGCAATCTGTACATGCCTGAGATCGAACTCACCGCGGGCACCATCAGCTACGGCGACACCGGCGGCGAGGGCCCCGTCGTCGTCCTGTTGCACGGCCTGGTGCACGACGCCACGGTCTGGCGCAAAGTGGTGCCCGGCCTGCGCGACGACCACCGCGTCCTCACGCCGACCCTGCCGTACGGCGCGCACCGCACGCCCATGGCCGTGCCGCCCACCCCCGATGTCGTCATCGACCTGGTCGTCGAGTTCCTCGACCGGCTCGACCTGCGCGAGGTGACCCTCGTCGAGAGCGACTGCGGCCGCGCCCAGACCGTCGCCGCCCGGCACCCCGAGCGGCTGGCGCGGCTGGTGCTGATGTCCTGCGAGGCCTTCGACAACTACCCGCCCGGCCTGCCCGGCAAGATGATCGGCGTGGCCGCCCGGACGCCCGGCGGCATCGGGCTGATGATCAGGGTGCTGGGCCTGAGGCCGCTGCGCCGCCTGCCGCTCGGCCTGGGCTCGCTCACCAAGCACCCCGTTCCCGACGAGATCGTCGACGGCTGGCTGCGCCCGCTGCGCACCGATCCGGCCATCCGCGCGGACCTGCGCCACTACGCCACCCACATCCGCAGGACGGAACTCCTCGAAGCGGCCGAGGGCCTCGGGCGCTTCGACAAGCCCGCGCTGGTGGTGTGGGCGGAGGACGACCTGATGATGCCCCGCGAGCACGGCGCCCGGCTGGCCCGGCTGCTGCCGCAGGGCCGCCTGGAGGAGATCGGCGACTCCCGCACGCTGATCGCCGAGGACCAGCCGGAGCGGCTGGTGGCGCTGCTGCGGGAGTTCATCGGCGCCGCGTAGCAGGGTGAGGGCGCGCCGCCGGGAGGGAGCGAGGACGCGCCGCCGGAGGTGCGCGAAGGCGCCGGCAGTGCGCGGGCGCGCGCCGCCGGGGGCGCGGGAGGACGCGCCACCCGCAGTGCGAGGAGTCCGCTCAGCCGATGGGCTCCGGCATCGGCCGCACGTCGTAGGACAGGGCGATGGTGTCGCCGGTGGCCGGGTCGCCGAGCTCCACGCGCCAGGCTTCGGCGAACTGGTCGACGCCGGCGGCCATCGGGATCGTCCCGGAGACGAGGACGGTGCCGGGCGCCAGCACCTCGCGGGCACGCAGTATCTCCAGCCAGTAGCCGGGGGTGAGCAGCTCCGCGAGCGTGCCGTGCTGGATCTCGCTCCGCGTGCCGCCGTGCGTCACCCAGGCGCGCAGGGTCAGGTCGTCGAGCCGGTCCTCGACGTCGGCCAGGCGCCAGGCGCGGCGCGCCAGGACGTCCGGGGCGGCGTTCTTGCTCCAGGCCACGCCGTGCACTTCGAGGTCCCGGTCGGTGTGGTCGCACGCGGCCGTGAGCAGCAGTTCCCCGCCGTCCGCCACCACCAGGGCCCACTCCGCCTCGCCCGAGGTGCGCCCGTGCTGGGCCGCGACGTGCCCGGTCTGCTGGGCGAGGTACGGGGCCACGGGGTAGAGCGCCGGTGTCACGGACGGTGCGGGCACGCCCAGCTCGGCCAGTTCCGCGACGTGGGCTGCGACGTCCTCCTGGTTGCGCCCGGCGTACCCGGCGTTCAGGAGCTGGGTGACGTCCACCTCGCGGGTCGTCCCGTCGGGCAGTTCGAAGGTCAGCTGGGCCATGCGGCGCTCCAGTGGTTGGTCACGGCAGCGCGGCAGCCGTGTGCGGGCGGCCGGCTTTTCTCGCGCAGGGGGTTGCGCATACGACCTGTATACAAGAAGTATGCCGTGAGGGCCAAAGGGCCGGAAGCTCGAAGTCCGCCAGAAGGCCAGGACTCGATGTCCGCCGAGACGCAAGGATGGGAACCATGCACGACACCCCGCAGGGCGGCCCGCCGGCGCCCGGACACCACTCCGGTGTCCGCCGTGCCTTCGCCGCGAGCCTCACGGGCACCGCGCTGGAGTGGTACGACTTCGCCGTCTACTCCGCCGCCGCGGCCCTGGTCTTCGGCGACCACTTCTTCCCGTCCAAGGACCCGCTGACCGGCACCCTCCTCGCGTTCTCCACCTACGCCGTCGGATACGTCTCGCGGCCGCTCGGCGGCATCGTCTTCGGGCGCCTCGGCGACGTGATCGGCCGCAAGAAGGTGCTGATCGCCACGCTGGTCCTGATCGGCGCGGCGACGTTCCTCATCGGCGTGCTGCCCACGTACTCCACCGCCGGAGTCGCCGCCCCCATCGCCCTGGTGCTGCTGCGGTTCGCGCAGGGCGTCGGCGTGGGCGGCGAGTGGGGCGGGGCCGTGCTGCTGTCCAGCGAGTTCGGCGACCCGCGACGGCGCGGCTTCTACGCCTCCGCCGCCCAGGTGGGCCCGCCCGCCGGCAACCTCCTGGCCAACGGGGTGCTGGCCGCCCTCGGCGCGCTGCTCACCGAGTCGCAGTTCGAGTCGTGGGGCTGGCGCGTGGCGTTCCTGCTCTCCGCGGTCCTGGTCTGCTTCGGCCTGTGGATCCGCGTGCGGCTGGAGGAGACTCCGGTCTTCCGCGCCATGGAGGCGGAGCGGTCGCGTCCCCGCGCGCCGGTCCAGGAGGTCTTCACCACCCAGCCCCGCGCCCTGACCGCCGCGGTCCTCTGCCGCGTCGCCCCCGACGTGCTGTACGCGATGTTCACGGTGTTCGTCCTGACCTACGCCACCGAGGAGCTCGGCATGTCGCGGGGGTCCGCGCTGGCCGCCGTCCTCATCGGATCCTCGCTCCAGGTCGTCATGATCCCGCTGGCCGGCGCCGTCTCCGACCGGGTCGACCGCCGGCTGCTCTACGGCTGCGCGGCCGTCGCCGCCGGCGTGTGGCCGTTCGTGTTCTTCCCGATGGCGGGCGGCGGGTGGGTCCCGCTCGCGGCGGGCGTGGTCGTGGGGCTGGCCATCCACTCGTTCCTCTACGGGCCGCAGGCGGCCTTCATCGCCGAGCAGTTCTCGCCCCGGCTGCGCTACACGGGCTCCTCGCTCGCGTACACCCTGGCCGGCGTCATCGGCGGCGCCGTCGCCCCGCTGCTGTTCACGGCCCTGCTCAGCGCGTACGGCAGCTGGGTGCCGCTGGCCCTGTACATCGCCGTGACCGCGGTCGTCACCCTCGCCGGCGTGTACCTGGGCCGGGGCGCCCAGGCCGCCGCCGACGAGGACGCGATGCTCGCCGCGACACCCGCCCAGAAGCCCGCGGACGCCGTCTGAGCCACGCCCGCCCACAAGCCCGCGGACGCCGTCTGAGCCACGCCCGCCCACAAACCCCGCAGACGCCCTCCGATCCAGCGAAGGAGCCAAGCAGCCGTGCGCATCGCCCTGTGCCAGCTCACCACCGGTCCCGACCCCGAGAAGAACCTCCGGCTGATCGAGGAGTGGACGGCACGCGCCGCCGCCGAGCAGGCCCGCGTCGTCGTCTTCCCCGAAGCGGCGATGGCCTGCTTCGGCACCCCGCTCGCCCCCCTCGCCGAGCCCCTCGACGGCCCCTGGGCCGAGGCGGTGCGCGCCATCGCCCACGCCCACGGCACGGTCGTCGTGGCGGGCATGTTCACCCCGGCCCCGGACGGGCGCGTGGCCAACACGCTGCTCGCCACGGGCCCCGGCGTCGAGGCCTCCTACGACAAGATCCACCTCTACGACGCGTTCGGCTTCCAGGAGTCCCGCACCGTCGCGCCGGGCGAGCGCATCGTCACCATCGACGTCGACGGCGCCCGGCTGGGCCTCGCCACCTGCTACGACGTGCGCTTCCCCGAGCTGTTCCGCGCGCACGCCGACGCCGGGGCCGTCGCCAGCCTGCTGCCGGCGTCCTGGGGCGCCGGCCCCGGCAAGCTCGACCAGTGGGAGCTGCTGGTGCGCGCCCGGGCACTGGACGCCACCCTCTGGGTCGCCGCGGCCGGCCAGGCCGAGCCGGAGGCCGCGGAGGGCTCCGCGCCGACCGGCATCGGGCACAGCCGGATCGTCGGCCCCGACGGGAGCGTGCGGCACGCGCTGGGCGCCGCGCCGGAGCTCCTCGTGGCCGATCTCGACCTCGACGAGGTGGCGGCGGTCCGCGAGAAGACGTCCGTGCTGGCCAACCGGCGGCCGGAGGTGTGGCGATGAGCAAGCCCGAGCGGGAGTTCCAGCTGCCCGGCGGACCCTGGGCGGTGCCCGAGGGGGCCGACCGGGGAGTGGAGGAGCGGGAGCTGGCACTGGACCCCGCGACCGGGAGCCGTACCGCGCTCGTCCGCTGGGCGCCGGGCACCGACACCTCGGCGCAGGGGGTGGCCCGGCACGACTTCTGGGAGGAGGTGTACCTCCTTGAGGGCGGGCTGCACGACCTGACGCTCGACGCGACCTTCACCGCGGGCATGTACGCCTGCCGGCCACCCGGCATGCCGCACGGCCCGTGGACCTCGGGGGACGGGGTGACCATGCTGGTGATCACCTATCCCGGCGATCCGGCGGCCTGAGTGTCCGCCCGCGCCGGGGCCGGACCCGCCCGGCCGAGTTGACCGATCGCACCGGGGCCGGACCCGCCCGGCGGAGCTGACCACCGGACGGGTCCCGGCCGCGGGTCAGCCCTGGCGGTGCGGGACCAGCGGGGTCTTCACCCACCAGCCCTTGGCGTCCGCCTGGCGGTGGCCGGACTGCGTCAGCCGTACGTTGTTCGTCTCGGGCGCCCACACCAGCGAGGTGACGCCGCCGATCAGCGACACGACGCCCATGAAGACCATCGACCAGCTCAGACCGAGGTGGTCGAGCGAGATCGGCAGCAGGAACGTGCCCAGCGCGGCGCCGATCCGGCTGGCCGCGGACGACAGGCCCACGCCCGAGGTGCGGATGGACGTCGGGAAGACCTCGTCGGGGTAGATGCCGGGCAGGATGCTCATGACCCCGTACGAGAACAGGTAGCCGAAGAAGCACACCGTCGCGAGCCACACCGGCAGGAACGAGCCCAGCGCCACCAGGAACAGCGCGAGCGCGCAGCCGAACATCGGCCAGATCAGGATGGTCCGCCGGCCCACCCGGTCGACCAGGAACCACCCGGTCGTGGCGCCGACCAGCGCGATGACGGTGCCGAGCAGGGCGCCCGCGAGCGCGCTGCCGTCGAGCCCGATCGCCCTGAGGACGGTCGGCTGGAAGAACGTCAGCGCGAAGTACGGCAGGACGATGCAGATCCAGAAGACGCACGTGAACACCGTGCGCCGGATGTAGTCGGGCGAGAACAGCTCCCGGTAGCGGGTCTCCTCCGCCTGCTCGTCGCGCCAGTCCTCCGCGCCCATGGACATGCCCAGGTCCCGCTCGACGATGTCGGCGGCCTCCTTGTGCCGCCCCTTGGAGATCAGCCAGCGGGGCGATTCGGGCAGGCCGTGCCGGATCAGCAGGCAGACGACGGCGGGGACCACGCTGGCGGCGAGCGTGTAGTGCCAGGCGTTCGGCCAGTTCGTGTTGATCACGTATCCGACGAGGTACGCGACGACGTAGCCGACGTTCCAGAGGATCTCCAGGATGCCGAGGTAGTTGCCCCGTTTCCTGGTGGGTGCGAACTCCGCGAGCAGCGGTGACCCGATGGAGTAGTCGGCACCGACCGCGAGCCCCATGACCAGGCCGAGGGCGAACACCTGCCAGGCCGACGTCACGAAGAACATCAGCACGGCGGAGCCGAGGAACACGGACAGGTCGATGGTGAGCATGGGCCGGCGGCCGAGGCGGTCGGTGACGTATCCGAGGAACAGCCCGCCGAAGAACGTGCCGATCAGGGTCGACGACGAGATCAGCGAGTTCCACGTCGAGGTGACACCGATGTCGCGGGCCATCGCCGTGCCCGCCAGCGCCGAGGCCACCGAGGCGAAGACGAAACCGTCGATGAACATGCCTCCGCCGGTGGCGGCGGTCAGGCGCCGCAGGAAGCGGCGTGTGCCGGGGCTCGTGCGAGCCGTCTCACCTGGATCGTGCGCAGCTGTCGTCACAAGAATGCCCTTCCGTCAGAGGGCCCCTGTCCAGCATTCGAATATTCATTCCTGTGGCACTCGTTACAGCTGTGAAGCGTTCGGGGGTGCCGGCGGGGGCGACGGGGCGGGGCGGATTCTCCTGCCGGGTCCGCCACGGGACGTTTCGCAGGTCACGGGGTGCACTTGCGACCCGTCGCGGCCGGGATGCCCGACGCGGACGCCAGACGCGGACGCCCCACGCGGACGCCCGACGCGGTCGAGTGCCGCGATGTCCTCGCCCTGACCGTCGTCTAGCCCGCGAGCAGCACCTTGAGCGTCGAGTCCAGATGGCCGTCGATCGCCGCGCACGCGGCCTCGGCGTCGCCCGCGGCGAGGGCGTCCAGGATGGCCTCGTGCTCCTGGAGT comes from the Streptomyces sp. TS71-3 genome and includes:
- a CDS encoding DUF6233 domain-containing protein, with product MSDLPPDLPRLRVLETWLLYMLDRVRRKIAFLERRESERRRGDRERPPVPDWTVEMGIGHGRPPVYVHVGGCPTAGGRLRPVGRAAAVRALTEGTSACPHCRPDSALGLLE
- a CDS encoding PaaX family transcriptional regulator C-terminal domain-containing protein, whose amino-acid sequence is MSEPPHPQPVSTHTPRSLIVTFYGAYGRGFEGPVPVAELVRLLGTAGVDAPSVRSSVSRLKRRGLLVPERTAGGAAGYALSPGARQLLDDGDRRIYVHEPPRAGDGWVLAVFSVPETERAKRHVLRSRLAGLGFGTAAPGVWIAPARLHEETRHTLRRLGLDPYVELFQGAHLGFAETARSVARWWDLPGIAAEHERFLAAHEPVLLAWRARADTPAEDAYRDYLLALDSWRHLPYTDPGLPPELLPPDWPGGHSAAVFQGLHERLRESGERYVRGTD
- a CDS encoding AMP-binding protein — its product is MGIGDTASPGTGHTPAATDTGGTPDTGAAHTAATRTENAPGSDPGETAHAPYTAHTDTFARDHLPPAAQRPGLVFDLPELRYPARLNCGAELLDGTLRRFGGERPAFRSPSGEVWSYRQLQDRVDRIAHVLTGQLGVRPGNRVLLRGPTTPWLAACWLAVMKAGAVAVTVLAQHRARELAAICGIARVGHALCDARSVDDLAAAQVPGLTITTYGQDAPGDLTQRCAQLPGPSRYRAVDTAADDIALIAFTSGTTGMPKGCLHFHRDVLAVADTFSRHVLKPVPDDVFTGSPPLGFTFGLGGLVIFPLRAGASTLLLEQAGPRQLLPAIAEHRVSVLFTAPTAYRTMLDQLDGHDITALRRCVSAGENLPAATWRSWYRRTGLRIINGIGSTELLHIFISASDGDIRPGSTGRAVPGWQARVVDASGREVPDGHPGLLAVRGPVGCRYLADPRQSAYVRDGWNVTGDTYVRDPEGYFRYVARADDMIISAGYNIAGPEIEEVLLRHPDVVETAVVGRPDEARGQIPVAYVVLRGQAVPDADGLREFVRSNLAPYKCPREIVFCGTLPHTATGKLQRFRLRGADGGRAPGGSGPAAGPGEDDPHTPGPGVLE
- a CDS encoding acyl-CoA dehydrogenase family protein; this encodes MAKTPAFALDPEQLAWCTELRALAAERLRPVAERGEPGRLNRPLLAALGEHGLLRRLFTSGALDLCLMRESLAYACTDAETALALQGLGAHPVLAWGTAEQRERWLPEVTSGRAVAAFALSEPDAGSDAAALSLAADPDPGGDGWRLTGGKCWISQAPEADFYTVFARTTPGAGARGITAFLVPAGRPGLTGSPLDMLAPHAIGALEFDGTPVTRADVIGEPDRGFQVAMATLNLFRPSVGAFALGMAQAALDATIAHTARREAFGGVLRDLQAVAHQVAEMATRTEAARMLVYAAAAAYDRGDDGVARTSAMAKLLATETAQYVVDKAVQLHGARALSRGHLLEHLYREVRAPRIYEGASEVQRTIIAKELYR
- a CDS encoding RidA family protein; the protein is MSPLERVDPPELSPPTGFSHAVVATGSRLVMLAGQTALDGQGRVVGETLPEQFDVALGNLLAALAAAGGTPADLARVTVYTTDVAGYRAHARGLGRIWRERAGRDYPAMALIGVVRLWDEEALVELDGVAVLA
- a CDS encoding alpha/beta fold hydrolase — its product is MPEIELTAGTISYGDTGGEGPVVVLLHGLVHDATVWRKVVPGLRDDHRVLTPTLPYGAHRTPMAVPPTPDVVIDLVVEFLDRLDLREVTLVESDCGRAQTVAARHPERLARLVLMSCEAFDNYPPGLPGKMIGVAARTPGGIGLMIRVLGLRPLRRLPLGLGSLTKHPVPDEIVDGWLRPLRTDPAIRADLRHYATHIRRTELLEAAEGLGRFDKPALVVWAEDDLMMPREHGARLARLLPQGRLEEIGDSRTLIAEDQPERLVALLREFIGAA
- a CDS encoding DUF2848 domain-containing protein — encoded protein: MAQLTFELPDGTTREVDVTQLLNAGYAGRNQEDVAAHVAELAELGVPAPSVTPALYPVAPYLAQQTGHVAAQHGRTSGEAEWALVVADGGELLLTAACDHTDRDLEVHGVAWSKNAAPDVLARRAWRLADVEDRLDDLTLRAWVTHGGTRSEIQHGTLAELLTPGYWLEILRAREVLAPGTVLVSGTIPMAAGVDQFAEAWRVELGDPATGDTIALSYDVRPMPEPIG
- a CDS encoding MFS transporter; protein product: MHDTPQGGPPAPGHHSGVRRAFAASLTGTALEWYDFAVYSAAAALVFGDHFFPSKDPLTGTLLAFSTYAVGYVSRPLGGIVFGRLGDVIGRKKVLIATLVLIGAATFLIGVLPTYSTAGVAAPIALVLLRFAQGVGVGGEWGGAVLLSSEFGDPRRRGFYASAAQVGPPAGNLLANGVLAALGALLTESQFESWGWRVAFLLSAVLVCFGLWIRVRLEETPVFRAMEAERSRPRAPVQEVFTTQPRALTAAVLCRVAPDVLYAMFTVFVLTYATEELGMSRGSALAAVLIGSSLQVVMIPLAGAVSDRVDRRLLYGCAAVAAGVWPFVFFPMAGGGWVPLAAGVVVGLAIHSFLYGPQAAFIAEQFSPRLRYTGSSLAYTLAGVIGGAVAPLLFTALLSAYGSWVPLALYIAVTAVVTLAGVYLGRGAQAAADEDAMLAATPAQKPADAV
- a CDS encoding carbon-nitrogen hydrolase family protein — translated: MRIALCQLTTGPDPEKNLRLIEEWTARAAAEQARVVVFPEAAMACFGTPLAPLAEPLDGPWAEAVRAIAHAHGTVVVAGMFTPAPDGRVANTLLATGPGVEASYDKIHLYDAFGFQESRTVAPGERIVTIDVDGARLGLATCYDVRFPELFRAHADAGAVASLLPASWGAGPGKLDQWELLVRARALDATLWVAAAGQAEPEAAEGSAPTGIGHSRIVGPDGSVRHALGAAPELLVADLDLDEVAAVREKTSVLANRRPEVWR
- a CDS encoding cupin domain-containing protein, whose amino-acid sequence is MSKPEREFQLPGGPWAVPEGADRGVEERELALDPATGSRTALVRWAPGTDTSAQGVARHDFWEEVYLLEGGLHDLTLDATFTAGMYACRPPGMPHGPWTSGDGVTMLVITYPGDPAA
- a CDS encoding MFS transporter — encoded protein: MTTAAHDPGETARTSPGTRRFLRRLTAATGGGMFIDGFVFASVASALAGTAMARDIGVTSTWNSLISSSTLIGTFFGGLFLGYVTDRLGRRPMLTIDLSVFLGSAVLMFFVTSAWQVFALGLVMGLAVGADYSIGSPLLAEFAPTRKRGNYLGILEILWNVGYVVAYLVGYVINTNWPNAWHYTLAASVVPAVVCLLIRHGLPESPRWLISKGRHKEAADIVERDLGMSMGAEDWRDEQAEETRYRELFSPDYIRRTVFTCVFWICIVLPYFALTFFQPTVLRAIGLDGSALAGALLGTVIALVGATTGWFLVDRVGRRTILIWPMFGCALALFLVALGSFLPVWLATVCFFGYLFSYGVMSILPGIYPDEVFPTSIRTSGVGLSSAASRIGAALGTFLLPISLDHLGLSWSMVFMGVVSLIGGVTSLVWAPETNNVRLTQSGHRQADAKGWWVKTPLVPHRQG